The DNA window GACGACCTCCTCGCGGCTCGAGCCCACCTTCGTCTCGACGTGTTTGTCCGAGGCGGGCACGACGAGGTTGACGCCGTCGACGCCGCAGTCGAGCGCGCGGTCGATGTCGGCGCGAACGCCGCGCGCGAAACTCGTGACCGTGGCGTCGAGGCCCTCGCGGGCGACCCGGCGGATCCCCTCGCGTTCGCCCTCCGAGGTACACGCCGAGCCGGCCTCGATCACGTGGACGCCGGCGGCGTCGAGCTCGCGGGCGACGTCGAGTTTGTCCGCGGGCGTGAGCGAGACGCCCGGCATCTGCTCGCCGTCGCGAAGCGTCGTGTCCAGTAGCTGTACCTCCTCGAGGTCGGTGAGTGGGTTCGGGTTCAAAAGGATCTCCGTGGTCCGCGTGGGTGTCGTTCGGTCGGCTCCGCCGTCGGCAACGGGGCTCGACGGGTCGGCGTCGGACGCGTCGGCTGACGCGCCGTCGGCCGCGGCGTGATCGTTACTGTCGGCGAATTTCACGGCCAGCCGCCGCGAGGCGACTTGCTCTATCCTCCGAACGACCACGAGTGTCTCGTGTCATTCGTACCCGTGCGGACGGTCCTCAGGGTAATAAAACGGACGGTTCGCGTCCGAACTCGCCGACCGATCGTCGGCTGCCCCCGGTGGTTCGGTGATGATCCCTCACCGATCACCCCAGAAGCGACCGGAGCGTTCGGCGGCGGGTCCCGCACTCCGCTCGGTACTCGCAGGACGTACACCGGCCGTCGTCGACGCGGGCCGGCGGGCCGTCGATCGCGCGCACGGCCCGAAGCGCACGGCGGTACGCCGCCTTCCGGCGGGTCGTGAGCCGGACCTCACGGACGACGCCGACGGCGGGATACTCGAGGATCGCTCGCGGGACGGGGCGTTCCCGCTCCCACGCGAGCGCCTTGGCGGCCGCGACCGCCCGGACCGACTGCGGCTCCCAGACGCCCGACTCGGGCGGCTCGCCGGGCGAACAGAGGACGGGGAGCGGCGGGCCGTCGTCGACGCCCGCCAGCAGCTTGTGGACGACCCCGTGACACTCCCGGCCCGAGAGGAACGCCCGCGTCTCGGCCGGGTCGACGAGCCCGTCGTACAGGTCTCGCTCGCGGAGCCGCGAGAGGTTCCGGCGGTACGCTGCCGGCTCGCGCCGGATCGGGAGCCGCCGGAGGACGGAGTCGGGGGCGTCGACCAGCTCCGGGTAGCGGTAGCCCAGATCGATCCGGTCGCGGACCTCCGCCGGGAGGCTGCGGTCGTCCTCGCGGCGGCGGTAGTAGAGTTGGCGGGGGCAGTACGCCGCGGCCGCGAGGTCGCTGAAGGGGGTCACGGGAGGGATCGCCGCGATATCGTGTATAAGGAGTCGGTGGATCCGGATAGATCCGGAGAGTGGAGTTCATCGAGGGCCATACGCTATCATCGATAGCGGTGGCGCGCCTCCGAGTGCCCCTTCGGGGCACGAGGAGCCCGCGAGGGATGCTGCGAGCGCGTGGAACGTGCGAGCAGCGAGGCTGGGGAGGCGTGAGGTGCGGGGCGGTCGCGGTCGGGTGGGACTCAAAGGGGCAGTCGCGAGGACGAAGACGCGTGACGTAAGCACCGCAACGAAGGAGCGATAGCGACTGAGTGAGGAGCGCAACGAGCGCATCGAGTCCTCGCGACTGGGGCTTTGGAGGTGGTTTTCCAGTCGCGTTCACCGCGCCAGCAACGACGTACGTCCGAGCGACTGGGGCTTCGAAACCGATCCTCGCTTCGCTGTCGGGTCAACGAATCGGACGCGACACGTGAGGTCGGATCCGAACCGCGACTTATAGCGACACGTCGGTCTCGATGTCCTCGGTCGCCTCCCGGAGCCCGTCCTCGCGGGCGGTCGCGGCGTGGGCGTCCTCGATGTCGGCGTCGGTGAGCAGCGCGCGGAACTCGTCGCGGAAGCGGTCGTTCACGCGCGTGGACGCGAGGTCGGCGCGGGCGACGGGGACGAACTCGCGAACCGTCTCGGCGTCGGCGTCCAACTCCGCCGCGGCCACCTCGACCGAGCGGTCGGCCGCGAGCAGGCGCTTCAGCGCCGCGTACTCGAAGGGGGCGTCGCGGTCCGCGTCGGCGACGAGGTGGAGATCGAGGCGGGCGTCGCGAACCGCGCGGGCGTCGACCGCCGATCCGGAGCCGCCGACGGCGTCGGCGATCGCCGCGTCGTCCTCGCCGTCGAAGAAGCCGGCGACGACGCGTTCGTAGTCGGCGTCGTCGAGGTCGGAATCGAACCCGTACCGCTCGCGCATCGTCGCGACGAGCGCCGCGACTCGGCCGGCGACCGCGTCGTCGTCGCGGTCGACCAGGCTTCCGGGCGACTCCGCCTGCCGCTCGGTCACCGTCTCGGAGCCGGTGGCGTCGACGAAGAGGTCCCGGAGCTCCTCGGTCTTCTCGTCCATGTCCCCGGAAGGAGGCGGCGAGACGGAAAAAGCGTGTCGGCGGGATCCGCGGCTCGGACGGGGAAGCCGGCGCGGAGGCGGCGCCGACCCGCGTTCGTAAACCAGTACGCTCAAATAGGTTTACGAGAGAGCACGGCGCATGTCGACCCGAACCGAGTCAGTCGATCTCGTCGGCGACGAGGCGGCGGTCAACCTCGCGCGCGCAGCGCTGTTCGCCGCGCTCGTCGGCGCGTTCGCGTACGTCACCTTCCCGAACCCCGTCTCGCCCGTCTCCGTGACGCTCCAGGTGCTCGGCGTCTTCCTCGCGGGGATCTACCTCGGTCCGGCGTGGGGGCCGGCCGCGCTCGTGTGCTACCTGGCCGCGGGCGCGCTCGGCGCGCCGGTGTTCGAGGGCGGCTCCGCGGGCGTCGGCGTCCTCCTCGGCCAGTCGGCCGGCTACCTCTGGTCGTACCCGCTGGCGGCGGGCGTCGTGGGCGCGGTCGTCCACCGCGGCACCGCCCTCCGCGATCCCGCGTCCGCCGGGATCGCGACGCTGATCGCCGCGATGGTCCTCGGGACCGTGGTTATCTACGCGCTCGGGGTCGCCGGCCTCGCGCTCGTCCTCTCGCTCGGCCCTGTCGAGGCGGTGGCGGTCGGGGCCGTCGCGTTCCTCCCCGCGGAGGCGCTGAAGGTCGCCGCCGCGGTCGGGATCGTCCGCTCGGACGCGATCGCGGCCGCCTGAACGGTGATCGCCCTCGAGAACGTCACGTGTCGGTACGAGGGTCGCAACCGCGGCGACGACGAGAGCGAAGCCGACGAGCACGGGGCCGATGGCGGGATCGTCGCCGTCGACGACGTCACCCTCTCGATCCCCGACGGCGAGTTCCTCGTCGTCGCCGGCGCGAACGGGTCGGGCAAGACGACGCTCGTCCGCACGTTCAACGGGCTCGTGCGGCCGGAGTCGGGGACCGTCTCGGTGAACGGGGTCCCCGTCGAGGAGGACCTCGTCGCCGCGCGCGCCGCGATCGGGATGGTGTTTCAGGACCCCCGCGACCAGTTGGTGGCCGCCACCGTCGGCGGCGACGTCGCGTTCGGTCCGGAGAACCTCGGGCTGTCTCACGCCGAGATCGACCGGCGAGTCGCGGCCGCGCTCGACGCGGTGGACATGGCCGGCCGCGAGGGCGACCGGATCGCGACGCTGTCGGGCGGCGAGCGCGAGCGCGTCGCGATCGCCGGCGCGCTCGCGATGGAGCCCGACCACCTCGTCTGTGACGAGCCGTTCGCCGGGCTCGACGAGCCCGCGCGCGAGTCGGTCCTCGCCCGCCTGCGCGACCTCCACACGGCGGGGACCGGCGTCGTCGTCGTCACTCACGACCTCCGGGACGTGCTGGAGTCCGCCGACCGCGTCGTCGGCCTCGCGGACGGGCGGGTCGTCGTCGACGGACCGCCGGACGCGGCCGTCCCGGACCTCGCCGGACTCGGCGTGCGGATTCCCGAGACGTTCGATGCCCCCGCCGGCGACGCGGGAGGAGCGACCGACCCGTGACGCTCGCGTACGTTCCGGGCGACTCGCTCGCCCACCGGCTCGACCCCCGGACGAAGCTGCTCGTCCAGGTCGGGTTCGCCGCGGCCGCCTACGCCCACGCGACCCCGCGAGGGTTGGCGGCGCTCACGCTCCTCGCCGGCGGCTGTCTGTGGGCCGCCGACGGCGACGTCGCCGACCTGTGGACCTACCGGGTCGCATTCCCCGTCCTCCTCTTCGCCCCCCTCGTCGCCGGCGCGACGCTCGGGTCGCCGTGGTTCCGTCCCGCCCGCGCCGCGACGACGGCGCTCGCGAGCTATCGCGTCCTCCTCCTGCTCGTCGTCGCCGCGGCCTACGTGCGATCGACGCCGGTTCGCGACTCGCGGGCGGCGATCCAGCGGACCGTGCCGGGGCGGGCCGGCGCGTTCCTCGGGGCCGGCGTCGCGCTCGTGTTCCGCTTCCTCCCGCTGCTCCGGCGCGACCTGGCGGCCGCGCGCGAGGCGGTTCGCGCCCGCGGCGGCGACCGACTCCCCGTCCGCGAGCGGATACGACTGGTCGCGGTCGCCGGGACGAACCGGGCGTTCGGCCGGGCCGACCGG is part of the Halorubrum aethiopicum genome and encodes:
- a CDS encoding CRISPR-associated protein Cas4; this translates as MTPFSDLAAAAYCPRQLYYRRREDDRSLPAEVRDRIDLGYRYPELVDAPDSVLRRLPIRREPAAYRRNLSRLRERDLYDGLVDPAETRAFLSGRECHGVVHKLLAGVDDGPPLPVLCSPGEPPESGVWEPQSVRAVAAAKALAWERERPVPRAILEYPAVGVVREVRLTTRRKAAYRRALRAVRAIDGPPARVDDGRCTSCEYRAECGTRRRTLRSLLG
- a CDS encoding biotin transporter BioY produces the protein MSTRTESVDLVGDEAAVNLARAALFAALVGAFAYVTFPNPVSPVSVTLQVLGVFLAGIYLGPAWGPAALVCYLAAGALGAPVFEGGSAGVGVLLGQSAGYLWSYPLAAGVVGAVVHRGTALRDPASAGIATLIAAMVLGTVVIYALGVAGLALVLSLGPVEAVAVGAVAFLPAEALKVAAAVGIVRSDAIAAA
- a CDS encoding energy-coupling factor ABC transporter ATP-binding protein, which translates into the protein MIALENVTCRYEGRNRGDDESEADEHGADGGIVAVDDVTLSIPDGEFLVVAGANGSGKTTLVRTFNGLVRPESGTVSVNGVPVEEDLVAARAAIGMVFQDPRDQLVAATVGGDVAFGPENLGLSHAEIDRRVAAALDAVDMAGREGDRIATLSGGERERVAIAGALAMEPDHLVCDEPFAGLDEPARESVLARLRDLHTAGTGVVVVTHDLRDVLESADRVVGLADGRVVVDGPPDAAVPDLAGLGVRIPETFDAPAGDAGGATDP
- a CDS encoding energy-coupling factor transporter transmembrane component T family protein, with the protein product MTLAYVPGDSLAHRLDPRTKLLVQVGFAAAAYAHATPRGLAALTLLAGGCLWAADGDVADLWTYRVAFPVLLFAPLVAGATLGSPWFRPARAATTALASYRVLLLLVVAAAYVRSTPVRDSRAAIQRTVPGRAGAFLGAGVALVFRFLPLLRRDLAAAREAVRARGGDRLPVRERIRLVAVAGTNRAFGRADRLGTALAARCFAWNPTLPRLALGPADYPALALGVGLLAVAASAAI